A portion of the Macaca mulatta isolate MMU2019108-1 chromosome 4, T2T-MMU8v2.0, whole genome shotgun sequence genome contains these proteins:
- the MUCL3 gene encoding mucin-like protein 3: MTSRLAPYKVRGPQPMVPTQPPSSDMAQTVHSLCSTFGLQCCLLFLLASWEAGATAFQEYQKTGELSTSDHIFPLTPGLVYSIPLDHTVHSGQRPPELPKSTEIHERKRHCTTTRPSKPTDKPIDNSKTTEHKSSTDNHEAPPSSEENSSNQGKDPTIRNQHSVDPAYSTTAHKESSEKQHITPAPKSKINCHKSTTGKSTATRKPDETGRSLEKSMSTLDNKSTTSHKTTTSFHNSGNSQTKQKNTSFSEKVTAASKTTYKTTGTPEESEKTEDYRTTVASDKLLTKTTKNIHETISANETQSLAKPTEHGERTANGNTTPSPAEPTEHGERTANEKTIPSPAEPTENGQRTPFANEKTTSFPEEPTENRGRTANENTTPSPAEPTEHGERTANGNTTPSPAEPTEHGERTANEKTIPSPAEPTENGQRTPFANEKTTSFPEEPTENRGRTANENTTPSPAEPTEHEEITPFANEKTTSSPAKPTENRGRTANENTTPSPAEPTENGQRTPFANEKTTSFPEEPTENRGRTANENTTPSPAEPTEHEEMTPFANENTTLSPAKPTEHGERTPSANEKTIPSPAEPTEHEQMTPSAIENTTPSPVEPTEYGEKTTLANEKITVSPEGPTEHGAKTTLANEKITPSVAEPTEHGERTTSPNDKITSSAAESTEHREWTTSANVITPAPAEPIEHGERTTLAHEKMTQVTKKSTEHPEKTMSTAEKTTRASEKPTLYSEKTRSTKEKNTSVPEKPTENPRNTTLTTETIKAPVKSTENPEKTAAVTKTIKPSVKVAGDKSLTTTSSHLNKTEVTHQVPTGSFTLITRRMKLSAITLEAPGNESHPYLNKDDSQKGIHAGQIGENDSFPAWAIVVVVLVAVILLLVFLGLVFLVSYMIRTRRTLTQNTQDNDPEDEGGPNSYPVYLMEQQNLGMGQIPSPR, from the exons ATGACGTCAAGATTGGCTCCATATAAGGTGAGGGGTCCGCAGCCCATGGTCCCCACGCAGCCACCCAGCTCCGACATGGCCCAGACGGTCCACAGCCTCTGCTCCACCTTTGGCCTCCAGTgctgcctcctcttccttctagcttcttgggaggcag GTGCTACTGCATTCCAAGAATATCAGAAAACTGGGGAACTCTCAACATCTGATCACATATTTCCCCTCACTCCAGGCCTTGTTTATAGTATCCCTTTGGATCACACTGTTCATTCAGGACAAAGACCTCCAGAGCTCCCTAAATCTACAGAAATCCATGAGCGAAAACGCCACTGCACCACCACACGCCCTTCTAAGCCAACTGACAAGCCTATAGACAACTCCAAAACTACAGAGCACAAAAGCTCTACAGATAATCATGAGGCTCCTCCCTCTTCTGAAGAAAACTCCAGCAATCAAGGGAAAGACCCAACGATCCGGAATCAGCACTCTGTTGATCCTGCTTACTCCACTACCGCACATAAAGAATCCTCTGAAAAACAACATATAACGCCAGCACCCAAGAGCAAAATAAATTGTCATAAGTCCACAACAGGCAAATCAACAGCAACAAGAAAACCAGATGAAACTGGAAGATCTTTGGAAAAGTCCATGAGTACTTTGGATAATAAAAGTACCACCTCACATAAGACTACAACTTCCTTCCACAACTCAGGCAATTCACAGACCAAGCAAAAAAACACATCTTTTTCAGAAAAAGTCACAGCAGCCTCAAAAACAACATACAAGACTACAGGAACCCCAGAAGAGTCAGAAAAAACTGAAGATTACAGAACAACAGTTGCCTCAGATAAGCTCctgacaaaaactacaaaaaacataCACGAGACCATATCAGCCAATGAGACACAATCTCTAGCAAAGCCTACAGAACATGGAGAAAGGACAGCCAATGGGAACACCACACCATCCCCAGCAGAGCCTACAGAACATGGAGAAAGGACAGCCAACGAGAAAACCATACCATCCCCAGCAGAACCTacagaaaatggacaaaggacccCATTTGCCAATGAGAAGACCACATCATTCCCAGAAGAGCCTACAGAAAATAGAGGAAGGACAGCCAATGAGAACACCACACCATCCCCAGCAGAGCCTACAGAACATGGAGAAAGGACAGCCAATGGGAACACCACACCATCCCCAGCAGAGCCTACAGAACATGGAGAAAGGACAGCCAACGAGAAAACCATACCATCCCCAGCAGAGCCTacagaaaatggacaaaggacccCATTTGCCAATGAGAAGACCACATCATTCCCAGAAGAGCCTACAGAAAATAGAGGAAGGACAGCCAATGAGAACACCACACCATCCCCAGCAGAGCCTACAGAACATGAAGAAATTACCCCATTTGCCAATGAGAAGACCACATCATCCCCAGCAAAGCCTACAGAAAATAGAGGAAGGACAGCCAATGAGAACACCACACCATCCCCAGCAGAGCCTacagaaaatggacaaaggacccCATTTGCCAATGAGAAGACCACATCATTCCCAGAAGAGCCTACAGAAAATAGAGGAAGGACAGCCAATGAGAACACCACACCATCCCCAGCAGAGCCTACAGAACATGAAGAAATGACCCCATTTGCCAATGAGAACACCACACTATCCCCAGCAAAGCCTACAGAACATGGAGAAAGGACACCATCAGCCAATGAGAAGACCATACCATCTCCAGCAGAGCCTACAGAACATGAACAAATGACCCCATCGGCCATTGAGAACACCACACCATCCCCAGTAGAGCCTACAGAATATGGAGAGAAGACTACATTGGCCAATGAGAAGATCACAGTATCCCCAGAAGGGCCTACAGAACATGGAGCAAAAACTACGTTGGCCAATGAGAAGATCACACCATCTGTAGCAGAGCCTACAGAACATGGAGAAAGGACCACATCACCCAATGACAAGATCACCTCATCTGCAGCAGAGTCTACAGAACATAGAGAATGGACTACATCAGCCAATGTGATCACACCAGCCCCAGCAGAGCCTATAGAACATGGAGAAAGGACCACATTGGCCCATGAGAAGATGACACAAGTCACAAAAAAGTCTACAGAACACCCAGAAAAGACCATGTCAACCGCAGAGAAAACCACAAGAGCCTCAGAAAAGCCTACACTATACTCAGAGAAGACCAGATCCaccaaagagaaaaacacatCAGTCCCAGAAAAGCCTACAGAAAACCCGAGGAACACCACACTGACCACTGAGACCATAAAAGCCCCAGTAAAGTCcacagaaaacccagaaaaaacAGCAGCAGTCACAAAGACTATAAAACCTTCAGTCAAGGTCGCAGGAGACAAATCTCTCACTACTACCTCTTCTCATCTAAATAAAACTGAGGTTACTCATCAGGTGCCCACTGGTTCTTTCACCCTCATTACACGTAGAATGAAGTTGAGTGCTATCACATTAGAAGCCCCAGGCAATGAGAGCCATCCATACCTCAATAAAGATGACTCACAGAAAGGTATCCACGCTGGACAGATTGGGGAGAATGATTCATTCCCTGCAT
- the SFTA2 gene encoding surfactant-associated protein 2 has translation MLRLEWGVESRPGKERPLGLQCLLHPRSAVATMGSGLPLVLLLTLLGSSHGTGPGMILQLKLKESFLTNSSYESSFLELLEKLCLLLHLPSGTSVTLHHARSQHHVVCNT, from the exons ATGCTAAGGCTTGAGTGGGGTGTAGAAAGCAGGCCTGGCAAGGAGAGGCCACTGGGACTTCAGTGTCTCCTCCATCCCAGGAGTGCGGTGGCCACTATGGGGTCTGGGCTGCCCCTTGTCCTCCTCTTGACCCTCCTTGGCAGCTCACATGGAACAG GGCCAGGTATGATTTTGCAACTGAAGCTGAAGGAGTCTTTTCTGACGAATTCCTCCTATGAGTCCAGCTTCTTGGAATTGCTTGAAAAG ctctgcctcctcctccatctcccttcAGGGACCAGCGtcaccctccaccatgcaagaTCTCAACACCATGTTGTCTGCAACACATGA